A region of the Sphingobium yanoikuyae genome:
CCGGCGAGTTGTTGGATCTGCAATGGCCACGGCCGCATGTGGAAGAGGAGCGCAAGACCCTGATGGAAGCCGGAAGCTTTGCCGATCGCAGCCTGAGCGAGGCGTTCGCCCAGGGTGCGCAGATCCACGGGGCCAGCTGGGTCGCTGTCTCCTCGCAGGTTCGGCCGGGCATGCAGACTCTGATGCAGGTCCACGAACTGGGGTTGCGCTTTGGCGAACATTTGCGCGCCCGCGGCATCGCGCCGGGGGATGTCGTTGCGGTGCAATTGCCCGCCTGGACCGAATGGATGATCGCGGCGGTCGGAATCGCCCATGCGGGCGCGGTACTGTTACCGGTCGTCTCCATCTATGGCGCGAAGGAACTGCGCTTCATCCTGGCCCAGTCGCGCGCCCGGCTCATCGTCACCCCCGACCGTTGGCGCAAGGCGGACTATGCCGCGACGCTGGCTGAGGCCGGGGAACTCCCCGCGCTTACCACGCACGTCATGATCGGCGATGCCGCGCCCGGCACGGTGCCCTGGGACGCCATGCTCGCCCCGATCGCGATCGGCCCTGCAGCTGTACGCAGTCCCGACGATCTGGCAATTCTCGTCTACACCTCCGGCACCACGGCCGATCCCAAGGGCGTGAAGCATTCCGCGCGCACGCTTCTGTCCGAAGTCGACGCGATCGCCTGGTCGCGCCGGGATCTGGAGGATGAAATCGCCTTCTGTCCCTGGCCGCCGGGCCATGTCGCAGGCGCGTTCCAGTTGATGCGCTTTCTCGTTACCGGCGCGCCGGTGGTGCTGATGGACCAATGGGAACCGGGCGAAGCGGCGATGCTGGTGGAAAAATACCGTATCGTCTCCTCTTCCTTCACGCCCTTTCATCTCTCGGGCCTGCTGGAAGCTGCCGAGCGGGACGGTCGCGACCTCTCCAGCCTGCGCAGCTGCATGGTGGGGGCGGCACCGGTGCCGGCCAGCCTCATCACCCGTTGTTCCGCGCACGGGTTGAAGACCTTCCGCTGCTATGGGTCGAGCGAACATCCCACCGTTACCACCGGGCATCCCGGCGATTCGATGGAAAAGCGCCTGACGACCGAAGGACAGGTGATGCGCGGATCGGAAGTCGGCTTCGTCGATGATGACGGCCACAGGGTGCCGGACGGGGAAGAAGGCGAGCTGATCGTGCGTGGCCCCGAACTGTTCCTTGGCTATCTTGACGATTCGCTCGACGCTGCCGCCTTCCTGCCTGGTGGCTGGTTTCGCACCGGCGACATCGGCCGACTGGATGCCGATGGTTTCCTCATCATCACCGACCGAAAGAAGGACGTCATCATTCGCGGGGGCGAGAATATCTCGTCACGGGAGGTGGAGGATCTGCTCTTCACCCATCCCGACATTGCCGAAGCCTCTGTCGTCGCCGCGCCCGACCCGCGGATGGGCGAAGTCGTGCGCGCCTACGTGGTGCCCCGACCCGGCGCGAGCGTCGACCTTGAATCGGTCCGCGACTTTTTCGCCAAGGCCGGTATCGCGCGGCAAAAGACGCCCGAACAACTGGTCCTGGTCGATGATTTTCCGCGCAACAGCACGGGTAAGATATTGAAGCATGAATTGCGCGCACGAGCGCGTGCGGAAGCAGGAAAGGAAGCCCGCGTGAGCGATCTGGTTACCGTCGAGAAGGACAATGGCGTCGCGGTTGTGACGCTCAACCGCCCCGAAGCAATGAATGCGCTGTCGAAGGCGTTGCGTTCGCGCCTCTATGAAGTGATGACGCAGATCGATAGCGACGACGACGTGCGCGCGGCGATCCTGACCGGCGCGGGCGAGCGGGCCTTCACCGCCGGTCTCGACCTCAAGGAACTGGGTTCGCAGCCGGGCGCGCTCGGCGCCGCCAATGCTGAAGGCGCGGACGAAAATCCGGTCAAGGCGATCGAGGTCTGCACCAAGCCCGTCATCGGTGCCATCAATGGCGTCGCCATTACCGGCGGGTTCGAAGTCGCCTTGGCCTGCGACGTGTTGATCGCATCGACCAATGCGCGCTTTGCCGACACCCATGCCCGCGTCGGCATCCTGCCCGGCTGGGGCCTGTCGCAGAAGCTCTCCCGCATCATCGGCATTAGCCGCGCCAAACAATTGTCGTTCACCGGCAATTTTCTGGACGCAGCGACGGCCGAACGCTGGGGACTGGTCAATCAGGTCGTCGCGCCGGAGGAGTTGATGCCGCGCGCGCGCGCGCTGGCGGCCGACATGGCCAGCATCGAACCGCGCATGATGCTCGCCTACAAGCAGTTGATCGACCAAGGCTATGCCGCCAGCTTCGGCGATGCGCTGGCGATCGAGCACCGCATTTCCTCGGCGGCCAATGGCAAGGTAGCGCCCGAAGATGTCGAGGCGCGCCGACAGGCTGTGCAGGCGCGCGGCCGCGGGCAATAGACGGGGCCGGTCAACGAGTGGACGCGCTTTCATTCTTCGTTCGGAACGGCACATCCTTCGTTCCGCAGGAGGCTGCGCGGGGCTGGTGGCGCCATGATTCGCTGCATGGGCGCGCCTTGGTCGGGCTGATGGGCGCTGAAATCGCGCTAAGACACGGTGCGGCCGACTGGGTGCCCGCGCGTTTCACGATCGACATGGTCCGCATCGCGCCTTTCGCCCCGGCCCGGATCGAGACCCATGTCGTGCGCGCGGGGCCGCGCATGGCGCTGGTCGAAGCGACGATGATGGTGAACGACGCGACCGTGGCGCGTGCGACGATGCAATTCCTGCGGTTCACGCAAGCGCCTCCCGGTCGCGTCTGGGCGCCGCCGCCCTGGGATGCGCCTGATCCCGCCGCCCTGCCGCCGATGCCGGATGGCAAGCAGCCCCGCCATTTCGAAATTCGCGCGATTACAGGCCATCTGGGCGCGGTCGAGCCCAAACGGCTGTGGCTGCGCGAAACGCTGGCGCTGGTCGCCGGCGAACCGCTCGGGCCCTATGCCCGCGTCGCGCTCGCCGCCGACTTCGTCAGCGCCTTCGTTCACGCGGGCGACGCAGGGATTCGCTACATCAACAGCGACGTCAGCCTGCACCTCCATCGGCCGCCGCAAGGGGAATGGATCGGCTTCGAGGCGACCGGGCATGAAGCGTCGGACGGCATAGCGGTCGGACATTGCCGGATCCACGACCGCAACGGCGCGATCGGCTTCATCGCCTGCACCGCGCTTGCGAACGAACGGCGCAAATAGGCCTATTCCGCCGGCATCGGGCGATCCGATCGGCGGCGTCCCGTCATTGCCAGCAGCAATATGATGGCGACGATCAATGCGGCCAGCGCGAAATATTGGCCGCGAAGGCCGAATATCGCCCGGGCCGGCGCCAGCACGAACGGGCTGGCCGCCCCACCCAGATACATGCAGGTCATCATCAGGCCCACGGCATGGGGCAGCACATCCTTGGGCGCGCGCTGCATTGTCCAGGTCCACAGCGTCGTCAGCCCGACGCCCACACCGATGCCGCTGATCCCAAGCCCCAGCGCGAATTGCCATTGCGCACGGGCGGCCCCGACGATCAGCATCGAACCCGCTACCAGCAGGAACACGATCCGCATGGCATTGGCCGGGGTCAGGCCGTTCGCGACATAGCCGGATCCCACCGACGCCAGCGTCACGGCGGCGGCGTTGACCATGAATACCAGCGCGATCTTCGCATGGCTTGTGATGCCGACGTCGCTCATCAGGAAGGTCGTCTGGACATTGAACAGCAGCATCAGGATGAAGAGAGCGAGCGCGATCAGGTAGATGGGGGTTACGGGCGCCAAGCGACGCAGGCGCGCGATATGGCCCGGCTGTGTGCCCAGCGGGGGCGTCGCCACGGCGGGCAGGGGGCGCAGCAGCAGGATCGGAAGCAGGAAGAGGATGCCGACCAGCCCGTGCAGAAGGAAGGGCGCGCGCCACCAGGCCGAAGCGACCTGCCCGGCAATGAACAGGAAGCTGATCCCCGCGATCGCCCCGGCGCTCACCAGCCACCCGTTCATGCGCGCGCGATCCTTGCCGGTAAACCACGCCGCGATCAGCGTCGTGCCGCAGGTAATCATCGTGCCGATCGCGCAACCCATGACGAACCGGCTGCCCAGCAGCAGCAATGGCTGGTCGATGAAGGCACCGGCCGTGCCGAACAGGGCGAACAGGACCAACGCGCCCAGATGCACGGGTCGGATGCCGATCATGGCGATCAGCAGGCCTGAAAACAGCCCCGACAGCATCACGCCCAGCATCGGCAACGTGCTCGCCAATTGCGCCAGGAACTGGCCGCGCGTGCCGCCGCCCAGCAGCCTTGCCAGATCCGCTAGGATCGGCGGCAACGCATCGTACAGCAGGGCGGCGGCGGCATTACCGCTCAGAATCGCCGCGATCAGCAGTATCCGACGCGCGGCCGACAGCTGGCGCGCGGGGGAGGGGCCGGTCTCGGGGCTCATGTGGTCGACACTGTGCATCCTGCTCTCCTTGACTGGCGCCCGTTCTGTCTTCCCCTTCGCTGCGACCGGTCGGGTCGGGATCAGCGGGACAGGAAGCCGGCGAGGCGTCCGTTGATGATGGTCACCGCGTCGGCCATGATTCTGTCGATCAGGTCCTGGCAGCTGGGTATGTCGTGGATCAGCCCCTGGACGAGGCCGGCGGTCCAGATGCCATGATCGGGATCGCCATTATCCAGGCCTTCCTTGCCGCGCGCGCCTTTCACCAGATGGGCAACCTCCGCAAAGGGCAAACCCTTCGCCTCGGCGGCGAGCACCTGCTCGGTGATCGCATTTTTCGCCACGCGCGCACTGTTGCGATAGGTTCGGAAAATCAGGGCGGTAGAACGTTCGTCTGCGGACACCATCGCCCGCTTTATATTCTCGTGGATCGGCGCCTCCTTCGTGGCGCAGAAACGCGTGCCCATATTGATCCCTTCGGCACCCAGGGCAAGCGCGGCGACCAGGCCGCGCCCGTCGCCCAAGCCGCCGCTGGCGATCATCGGGATTTTCACCTTGTCAGCGGCGGCGGGGATCAGGATCAGGCCGGGAATATCGTCCTCGCCCGGATGGCCGGCACATTCGAACCCGTCGATGGATATGGCGTCCACGCCCATCTTCTCGGCCGACAGAGCGTGGCGCACGGCGGTGCATTTATGCACGACCTTGATGCCGTGCGCCTTGAAGGCATCGACATGCTCCTGCGGCTTGTAGCCTGCGGTTTCGACGATCGATATGCCTTCATCGATGATCGCCTGCCGATATTGGGCATAGGGCGGCGGGTTGATGGACGGCAATATGGTCAGGTTCACGCCGAACGGCTTGTCGGTCATCGTGCGACATCGTGCGATCTCGCGGCGCAGTGCGTCAGGAGTCGGTTGCGTCAGCGCGGTCAACATGCCCAGGCCCCCAGCATTGGAGACAGCTGCCGCCATCTCGGCGGTTCCCACCCATTGCATCCCGCCCTGGACGATGGGATGCTCGATCCCCGCCAGTTCGGTAAACCGGGTCTTGATGCGTATGCCGGGGCGTTCGATGACGGCTTGTGATTCAACTGGCGACATGCTTTCCCTCCCGCTATTCATCTCCTGACCGTCCTTGCCGTGCAATGCGGCACGGGGCAAGATGTTTAACCAGGTTATATGGGAGGTGGGCGATCCCCGGGCGCCTGACAGATTGCGAGCGCACGATCAGTCTGCGCATCAGCCTCGCCGCCCGTTTGCAACGCAAGCGGTTCGACATGCGCGCCCGCACCATGGGAATGACGCTGGCCCAATGGCGGGCCATCCATGCCGTCAGCCGTGCCGAAGGGGCGACGCAGCGCTCCATCGCGGAAGCAATGGATGTCGGCGATGTGACCGCCAGTCGGCTGGTCGATCGGCTGGTGGAAAAGGGCTGGATCGAACGGCGCGTTGATCAATATGATCGCCGCGCCCACCGTCTGTACCTCACCCCCGCCGCCACACCGCTGCTGGCGCAACTCACGATGCTTGGCGAGGATGAGCAGCGCAACCAGCTGGCAGGGGTGACGCGTGAGGAGCTGGCCATGGTCAGCGATATACTCGACCGGATGATTGCCAATCTCGAGCAGGCTGATCTCTCAGCGGGGCTGCCGGCCTGCGAGTCGATGGATGTTGACTGACGTATATCACTAAGTAATATTGCTCTTTGCGCCATTCTTTGCGATGGAAATGGTTTGATTCCCCGCGGGCGAACCATTCGCCCCTTGCTGCAAAGGCTCCGCGATGACGCTCGAATTCCCCCAGCCCGCCTACATGGCCGATGAGGAACTCACCATGTTCCATGACGCGGTCGGCAAGTTCCTGGACCAACATGCTCCCGCCGAGCGGATGGATAGATGGCGCGAGGACGGTCAGGTGGAGCGCGCCTTCTGGCGCGAGGCGGGCGCAGCCGGCCTGCTGGGTGTGTCCGTGCCGGAGGCCTATGGCGGCCATGGCGGAGATTTCCGCCATGATCTGGTCGTCGTGGACCAGATTTCGCGCAAGGGCACGGAAGGCTTCGCCGCGTCGCTGCACAATGTCATCGTGGCCCCTTATATCCAGCTGCACGGGACCGAGGAACAGAAGCAGCGCTGGTTGCCGCGGATGGTGACGGGCGATCTCGTTGCCGCCATCGCGATGAGTGAACCGGGCGCCGGGTCCGATCTCCAGGCGATCCGCACGACCGCGCTCAAGGACGGGAACGGCTATCGCATCAACGGGTCCAAGACCTTCATCTCCAACGGCCAGATCGCCGACCTCATCGTCGTCGTGGCCAAGACGGACCCGTCGAAGGGCGCGCGTGGCGTTTCCCTGCTGGTGGTGGAAACCGACGAGGTGGAGGGCTTCCGTCGTGGCCAGAATCTCGACAAGATCGGGAACGAGGCGCAGGACACGTCCGAACTGTTTTTCGACGATGTCTGGGTTCCGGCGCAGAATCTTCTGGGTGAGGAGGAGGGCAAGGGCTTCTTCCAACTGATGGCGGAACTGCCACGCGAACGGCTGCTGATCGCCATCACCAGCGTTATCGTTATGGAAAAAGCGCTGGCCCTCACGATCGACTATACCAAACAGCGCAAGGCCTTTGGCCAGCCGGTGTTCGACTTCCAGAACACCCAGTTCAAGCTTGCCGAAATGTACAGCAAGGCACGGATCGCCCGCACCTTCGTCAACGATTGTATCGAAAAGGCAATCGACGGCACGCTGGACGGCACCACGTCCGCCATCGCCAAATTATGGGCGACCGATACCGAATGGGAAATCGTCGATCAGTGTCTGCAACTGCATGGCGGTTACGGCTATATCAATGAATATCCGATCGCCCGCATGTTCCGCAATTCCCGGATCAGCCGCATCTATGGCGGATCGAACGAAATCATGAAGATGCTGATCGCCCGGACGCTCTGAAGACGGCCTCATTCAAAAAAGGGCCAGCCGGTCGCTGCCGGCTGGCCCTTTTTTCCGTCCGCGATGCGCCTTGCGGCGCGCCCTGCGATCAGTTCAGTTTCGACACTTCCTGGCGACTGAGCGAGGTCATCACGCCATCTTCGGCCACGATCACCTTGTCGGCGGGGATCGTCACGAATTTGGAACGGTAGATCAACTGGACCGAGCCATCGGGATAGACGCGGTCGATCTTGCCCAATCGTGCCTTGGCTGCGTCACGGATGATCGCGCCTTCCTTCGGCGGATTGGCGGCGGTCTGCGCCATCGCGGGCGAGGCAACGGTGATCGCGGCGGCAAGAGCAAGAATGAAGCGCATGGATTTTCCCCTCTGTTCCAAAGCCGCGGGACTCGGCGGTCACGGTGCGGCACTCAAATATTGAGCAAGCATAGCATTAGCTCACTCAATATTGTCAAGCCCAATTGGTGCGGAGCAGCATGACGGGCGCGCGAACCTAGGGATCGCTCCTGCGTGCAGCCTGTGGTCCGCAAGGAGCGAAGCGATCGCCCGCGACGAGGTTAGAGAAAGGCGCGCAGGGTCGCGATGAACTGATCGAACTGGTCGTGATGCAGCCAGTGACCGGCATTGTCGAAGGTCTGGACCGACGCATCGCGGAAATGCGCCGACAGTCCATTTTCGAGCGGGTTTTCGGCCCAGCTGTCATTACCATAGCATAGCAGCGTCGGGCAGCTGATGTTGCCCCACAGCGCGTGCAGTTCCGCAGGGCTGATGTCGAACGGTGGCCCGCTCCGCACATAATTGTCGAATTTCCAGCTGAAGCTGCCATCCTCGTTCCGGGCGACTCCATGCACGGTCAGGTGCCGCGCCTGCGCCTCCGTCAGATGACTGTTCTCCGCCAGCATCCGCGCCAGCGCCTGCTCGATCGAGGCGTAACGGCGCGGCTGGCGCGCGGCCAGACTGCGCCGCTCCTCGATCCAGTCCCGCCACAGCGTGTTGAAGGGCCTCTCCACGCCCATGCCGGTCGCGGCGGAAGGCAGGCCCAGCCCCTCGATCGCCACCAGCTTGCGCACATGTTCGGGATAGAGGCCTGTATAGCGCAGCGAGATCGCGCCGCCCAGCGAATGGGCGACGATCGTGACCGGCGCCTCACCCTGCTGGTGGATCAGCTGGGCCAGGTCGCAGATGAAATAGGGCATGGTATAGGCCCCGTCCGGCGACCATGCGCTGTCGCCATGGCCGCGCAAGTCGGGGCAGATGATGTGCCAGTCGTCGCGCAGCGCCTGCGCCACTTGGTCCCAGCTACGCGCATGGTCTCGCCCGCCATGGATCAGAATCAGGGTCGGAGCCTGCGCATTGCCCCAGTCCAGATAGTTGAGCCGCAGCCGCTGCGACACGAAGCTGTGCGATGTGGGACCAAGGGGTTGTAGCGTGGACATGGCGATACTCCCCAATGACTTCAGTCGTGCAGGATGACGGTTTCCGACAGGGGCGCCCGGTCGGTGATCGCCGCAGCAGACGGATGATCCTCGTCCGGATAGCCGAAGCTGAGGCCGAACAGGCATATCAGTTCGTCGGACGCGCCCAATTCGCGCTTGATCGCACTGGCATAATGGCTGAGCGCCCCCTGCGCGCACGATCCCAGACCATGGGCCGTCAGCGCCAGCATCAGCGTCTGCGCGTACATGCCGACATCGGCCGCCTCGCGCAGCCCGAAATAGCGCGGCATGAAGAAGAATGCCGCGTGGGGTGCGTCGAACAGCTCGAAATTGCGCAGGAAGGATGCTTCCCGCGCCTCCGTATCGTTGCGACCCACGCCGGTCGCCTCGAACAAGGTCACGGCGGAACCGATCCGCCGCGCCTTATATTGATCGACATAGGTCGACGTCAGCGGCACGTCGGGATCGATCTGTCCGGCCCTCGCCTGTTCCAGCAACACATTGCGGATGCGCGCCAGCGATGCACCCGACACGATATGCGTGGTCCATGGCTGCGCATTGCAGTTGGACGGTGCGCGCCCGGCTACGGTGAACAGCCGCGTGATCAGGTCGGCGGGCAGGGGCGTAGGCAGAAAGGCGCGCACCGATCGTCGCTCGGCGACGATGCGGTCATAGATGTCGGCACGGCTATCAGCCCTGCTCCTGTCGATGATCCCGGTCATAATGCCTCCCAATGCCGCTCTTACGGCGTGTCTGATATAAGGGTGCGCGCCGGCGCATGAGGGGGTCTGCCGCGACTGAACCACCGTTCTGCCCGGCTTGTCCCCCAACGGCAACCGGCGAAATGCGGCCGGCCCCTTTTCCAGCAGGCGATGACCGCGGCCGATGCCGGATCACGCCGGGCGCCGCAGTCGATCTATCGCCGGTCAGGCCGCGTCGCTCTCTGCGTTACGGATGCCGGCCAGATCGCGCGCATAGCCTTTTTTCCGTTCCACCTCCATGCCGCGCAGAATCTGGATACGTTGTGCCTGCGGGCTGCCCGCGCCGTGCAGCGATTCCGTCAGATACCCCACCGCATTGCGGCCCAGCGTCATATTCTCGACCAGCCGCAACATGCGCTGGCGGAATTCGATCGGCACATTCGCGCGGCCCTGGAAATATTTCTTCAGCATCGGGCCCGCGACCTCCTGGTCGAAATCCTGCTCGCTGGGCAGCGTCACCATCAGACCGCCCGCCAGATCCTGCGCCAGCCGACTGATCTCATAAGGAAAGCGGGTGACATTATGCTTGCACACATTGGCCAGCATCGCGTCGTTCATGAAGATACCCGACGGCAACGGCTTGGCCTCATGGCTGGACGCGATGGCGGACGAAAAGATCGTTTCGTTGAGATGCGTCATCTCGACCAGCTTGTCCTTCACATGGCTGGCGGCGTCGGCGCCATTATAGTCGGCGATCGCGGCGGCCGCGCCCACCATCACGTCGCCCAGCCCCGTTTTACAGACATAGGAGGCGCGATGATAGGCGGTGAAACGCGCGACCATCTCCTGCGCGAATTCATATTCGCCATCCATCAGCACATGCTCATGGGGAATGAAGACGTCGTCGAACACGACCAGCACTTCCTGCCCGCCATATTGCGCGTTGCCCTTGTCGATGTCGCCTGCTTCCATCGCCCGCGTGTCGCAGGACTGGCGACCATAAATATAGGTGATGCCCTCCGCATCGCCCGGCACCAGCCCGACGACGGCATAGTCGCGATCCTGCTCGCCCATGTTCATCGTCGGCATCACCGCGATCCAGTGGCTGTTGAGGCCGCCGGTCATGTGCGCCTTGGCGCCCTGAACATAGATGCCCTTCTCGGTGCGGCGGCTCACGTGCAGGAACAGGTCGGGATCGGCCTGCTCGCTCGGCCGCTTGGACCGGTCGCCTTTGGGGTCGGTCATGCCCGCGCCCAGGATGATGTTGTTGCGCTGGGCCTCCTTCATGAAGTCCAGATAGCGCCGATGGTAGGATGTGCCGTGTTTCTGGTCGATATCATAGGTGATCGAATGCAGAACGCTGATCGTGTCCAGCCCCGCGCAGCGCTGGAAACAGGTGCCGGTCAACTGGCCCAGCCGCCGCTGCATCCGGTTCTTCATCACCAGATCCTGCGGACTGCCTACGATATGCAGGAAACGATTGACCGGCGCATCGATAAGCAACGAATGGGCGGTCGCCAGTTCCGGGTCTTCCACCGCCAGGTCATAGGTGCGTTTCAGCGCATTGATGGACGGGCGGATGATCGGATGGTCGACCGGTTCGGCTATGCGCTCTCCGAACAGATAGACGGTCACGCCACGATTGCGCAACGACTCCACATAGTCTTCGCCCGTGGCGATTGGCGCAAAGCGCGCCCAGCGCTCTGCGGCGCTCTCCTCGCGGCGCTGCACGCCGGTGTCGATGCGGTCGGGAATGCGGTCGATGGTGGTGGCCATGATGATCTCCTCGGATCGTTTCTCGTCCTACCCGGCGAAACGAATGGGGCTTAGTCTAGGCTTCCCTGTCGGACGCCGACAGGTCAGTATGAGCGACTTAAACTCACCAAATCGGGCAGAACGATATGGCCACGATCGACCGCTATTATTTCCATGTGTGCACCGATGGCGCGCGCCGCCGGGGCGTGGACGTCGACCATCTTCTCCGCGCAGCGGGCATCGCGCCCGCCCAGCTCCATGACCCCACCTGGCGCGGCGATGTCGATGCGATGGCGCGCCTCGTGCGCAGCATATGGCGTG
Encoded here:
- a CDS encoding enoyl-CoA hydratase — encoded protein: MEEERKTLMEAGSFADRSLSEAFAQGAQIHGASWVAVSSQVRPGMQTLMQVHELGLRFGEHLRARGIAPGDVVAVQLPAWTEWMIAAVGIAHAGAVLLPVVSIYGAKELRFILAQSRARLIVTPDRWRKADYAATLAEAGELPALTTHVMIGDAAPGTVPWDAMLAPIAIGPAAVRSPDDLAILVYTSGTTADPKGVKHSARTLLSEVDAIAWSRRDLEDEIAFCPWPPGHVAGAFQLMRFLVTGAPVVLMDQWEPGEAAMLVEKYRIVSSSFTPFHLSGLLEAAERDGRDLSSLRSCMVGAAPVPASLITRCSAHGLKTFRCYGSSEHPTVTTGHPGDSMEKRLTTEGQVMRGSEVGFVDDDGHRVPDGEEGELIVRGPELFLGYLDDSLDAAAFLPGGWFRTGDIGRLDADGFLIITDRKKDVIIRGGENISSREVEDLLFTHPDIAEASVVAAPDPRMGEVVRAYVVPRPGASVDLESVRDFFAKAGIARQKTPEQLVLVDDFPRNSTGKILKHELRARARAEAGKEARVSDLVTVEKDNGVAVVTLNRPEAMNALSKALRSRLYEVMTQIDSDDDVRAAILTGAGERAFTAGLDLKELGSQPGALGAANAEGADENPVKAIEVCTKPVIGAINGVAITGGFEVALACDVLIASTNARFADTHARVGILPGWGLSQKLSRIIGISRAKQLSFTGNFLDAATAERWGLVNQVVAPEELMPRARALAADMASIEPRMMLAYKQLIDQGYAASFGDALAIEHRISSAANGKVAPEDVEARRQAVQARGRGQ
- a CDS encoding thioesterase family protein codes for the protein MDALSFFVRNGTSFVPQEAARGWWRHDSLHGRALVGLMGAEIALRHGAADWVPARFTIDMVRIAPFAPARIETHVVRAGPRMALVEATMMVNDATVARATMQFLRFTQAPPGRVWAPPPWDAPDPAALPPMPDGKQPRHFEIRAITGHLGAVEPKRLWLRETLALVAGEPLGPYARVALAADFVSAFVHAGDAGIRYINSDVSLHLHRPPQGEWIGFEATGHEASDGIAVGHCRIHDRNGAIGFIACTALANERRK
- a CDS encoding MFS transporter, translating into MHSVDHMSPETGPSPARQLSAARRILLIAAILSGNAAAALLYDALPPILADLARLLGGGTRGQFLAQLASTLPMLGVMLSGLFSGLLIAMIGIRPVHLGALVLFALFGTAGAFIDQPLLLLGSRFVMGCAIGTMITCGTTLIAAWFTGKDRARMNGWLVSAGAIAGISFLFIAGQVASAWWRAPFLLHGLVGILFLLPILLLRPLPAVATPPLGTQPGHIARLRRLAPVTPIYLIALALFILMLLFNVQTTFLMSDVGITSHAKIALVFMVNAAAVTLASVGSGYVANGLTPANAMRIVFLLVAGSMLIVGAARAQWQFALGLGISGIGVGVGLTTLWTWTMQRAPKDVLPHAVGLMMTCMYLGGAASPFVLAPARAIFGLRGQYFALAALIVAIILLLAMTGRRRSDRPMPAE
- a CDS encoding NAD(P)H-dependent flavin oxidoreductase, whose protein sequence is MRIKTRFTELAGIEHPIVQGGMQWVGTAEMAAAVSNAGGLGMLTALTQPTPDALRREIARCRTMTDKPFGVNLTILPSINPPPYAQYRQAIIDEGISIVETAGYKPQEHVDAFKAHGIKVVHKCTAVRHALSAEKMGVDAISIDGFECAGHPGEDDIPGLILIPAAADKVKIPMIASGGLGDGRGLVAALALGAEGINMGTRFCATKEAPIHENIKRAMVSADERSTALIFRTYRNSARVAKNAITEQVLAAEAKGLPFAEVAHLVKGARGKEGLDNGDPDHGIWTAGLVQGLIHDIPSCQDLIDRIMADAVTIINGRLAGFLSR
- a CDS encoding MarR family winged helix-turn-helix transcriptional regulator translates to MRARTMGMTLAQWRAIHAVSRAEGATQRSIAEAMDVGDVTASRLVDRLVEKGWIERRVDQYDRRAHRLYLTPAATPLLAQLTMLGEDEQRNQLAGVTREELAMVSDILDRMIANLEQADLSAGLPACESMDVD
- a CDS encoding acyl-CoA dehydrogenase family protein; translated protein: MTLEFPQPAYMADEELTMFHDAVGKFLDQHAPAERMDRWREDGQVERAFWREAGAAGLLGVSVPEAYGGHGGDFRHDLVVVDQISRKGTEGFAASLHNVIVAPYIQLHGTEEQKQRWLPRMVTGDLVAAIAMSEPGAGSDLQAIRTTALKDGNGYRINGSKTFISNGQIADLIVVVAKTDPSKGARGVSLLVVETDEVEGFRRGQNLDKIGNEAQDTSELFFDDVWVPAQNLLGEEEGKGFFQLMAELPRERLLIAITSVIVMEKALALTIDYTKQRKAFGQPVFDFQNTQFKLAEMYSKARIARTFVNDCIEKAIDGTLDGTTSAIAKLWATDTEWEIVDQCLQLHGGYGYINEYPIARMFRNSRISRIYGGSNEIMKMLIARTL
- a CDS encoding alpha/beta fold hydrolase; this encodes MSTLQPLGPTSHSFVSQRLRLNYLDWGNAQAPTLILIHGGRDHARSWDQVAQALRDDWHIICPDLRGHGDSAWSPDGAYTMPYFICDLAQLIHQQGEAPVTIVAHSLGGAISLRYTGLYPEHVRKLVAIEGLGLPSAATGMGVERPFNTLWRDWIEERRSLAARQPRRYASIEQALARMLAENSHLTEAQARHLTVHGVARNEDGSFSWKFDNYVRSGPPFDISPAELHALWGNISCPTLLCYGNDSWAENPLENGLSAHFRDASVQTFDNAGHWLHHDQFDQFIATLRAFL
- a CDS encoding nitroreductase; the protein is MTGIIDRSRADSRADIYDRIVAERRSVRAFLPTPLPADLITRLFTVAGRAPSNCNAQPWTTHIVSGASLARIRNVLLEQARAGQIDPDVPLTSTYVDQYKARRIGSAVTLFEATGVGRNDTEAREASFLRNFELFDAPHAAFFFMPRYFGLREAADVGMYAQTLMLALTAHGLGSCAQGALSHYASAIKRELGASDELICLFGLSFGYPDEDHPSAAAITDRAPLSETVILHD
- a CDS encoding 4-hydroxyphenylacetate 3-hydroxylase family protein; translated protein: MATTIDRIPDRIDTGVQRREESAAERWARFAPIATGEDYVESLRNRGVTVYLFGERIAEPVDHPIIRPSINALKRTYDLAVEDPELATAHSLLIDAPVNRFLHIVGSPQDLVMKNRMQRRLGQLTGTCFQRCAGLDTISVLHSITYDIDQKHGTSYHRRYLDFMKEAQRNNIILGAGMTDPKGDRSKRPSEQADPDLFLHVSRRTEKGIYVQGAKAHMTGGLNSHWIAVMPTMNMGEQDRDYAVVGLVPGDAEGITYIYGRQSCDTRAMEAGDIDKGNAQYGGQEVLVVFDDVFIPHEHVLMDGEYEFAQEMVARFTAYHRASYVCKTGLGDVMVGAAAAIADYNGADAASHVKDKLVEMTHLNETIFSSAIASSHEAKPLPSGIFMNDAMLANVCKHNVTRFPYEISRLAQDLAGGLMVTLPSEQDFDQEVAGPMLKKYFQGRANVPIEFRQRMLRLVENMTLGRNAVGYLTESLHGAGSPQAQRIQILRGMEVERKKGYARDLAGIRNAESDAA